The following proteins come from a genomic window of Microbacterium lemovicicum:
- a CDS encoding proteasome assembly chaperone family protein, whose amino-acid sequence MPWPAPLFDRAVSAPPVPAGLPLVISLTGFTDAGGAVSGLVDYFRDDLEPSLLVSFSNDVLLDYRARRPIVSFEQDHLTDFRPPRLELLLVHDAMGQPFVLLAGYEPDFAWEAFARTVLDLADELGISSVTWVHAIPMPVPHTRPIGTTVSGTRSELTEAHSVWQPHTQVPSTVGHLLEYRFAEAGARVAGFVLLVPHYLGDTEYPAATLAALDSLTVATGLIFAGEGLREENREYIAKVDEQVGGNDELKRMLEGLEERYDSYMAGSTLATPIIHTGDLPSADELAAELERFLASRPTGEDDKRP is encoded by the coding sequence ATGCCCTGGCCCGCACCCCTGTTCGATCGCGCCGTCTCAGCGCCGCCCGTGCCCGCCGGGCTGCCGCTCGTGATCTCGCTCACGGGATTCACGGATGCCGGGGGAGCGGTCTCAGGACTCGTCGACTACTTCCGCGATGATCTCGAGCCGTCGCTGCTGGTCAGCTTCTCCAACGACGTGCTGCTGGACTATCGCGCGCGCCGCCCGATCGTGTCGTTCGAGCAGGATCACCTGACCGACTTCCGGCCGCCGCGTCTCGAGCTGTTGCTCGTCCACGACGCCATGGGTCAGCCGTTCGTGCTGCTCGCCGGCTACGAGCCCGACTTCGCGTGGGAGGCGTTCGCCCGCACGGTACTCGACCTCGCCGACGAACTGGGGATCTCCTCGGTCACCTGGGTGCACGCCATCCCCATGCCGGTGCCGCACACCCGTCCGATCGGCACGACCGTCAGCGGCACGCGGTCCGAGCTCACCGAGGCGCACTCCGTGTGGCAGCCGCACACCCAGGTGCCCTCGACCGTCGGCCATCTGCTGGAGTACCGCTTCGCTGAAGCGGGTGCCCGCGTCGCCGGCTTCGTGCTGCTCGTGCCGCACTACCTCGGCGACACGGAGTACCCGGCCGCGACGCTCGCGGCGCTCGACAGCCTCACGGTGGCGACCGGGCTCATCTTCGCGGGCGAGGGCCTGCGCGAGGAGAACCGCGAGTACATCGCCAAGGTCGATGAGCAGGTCGGAGGCAACGACGAGCTCAAGCGCATGCTCGAGGGTCTCGAGGAGCGCTACGACTCCTACATGGCAGGTTCCACCCTCGCGACCCCGATCATCCACACCGGTGATCTCCCGAGCGCCGACGAGCTCGCGGCCGAGCTGGAGCGCTTCCTCGCCAGTCGCCCCACCGGCGAGGACGACAAGCGCCCCTAG
- a CDS encoding leucyl aminopeptidase has translation MSFPELSRSTAPLREADADALLLALPPVDRDGSPSLEEWPGLRESLLATGFTGAPNAYQRVHLPDVTSRPVAVVGTGADPDAAALREAGGTGLRLLTGFETVAVAAPFADPADWSALAEGALLGGYRFDGYKTGDPKRRAARVVVHAPADESRDAVDAITAVASAVALTKDLVSIPAEWLGPADLADKAIEAVAGLPVSVDVWDEEALAKEGFGGILGVGQGSDRPPRLVRLDYAPAGATRHVALVGKGITFDTGGLSLKPAASMVGMKYDMCGAATVLSVVRAAASLALPVRVTAWMCIADNMPSGRATRPGDVLRMLDGTTVEVLNTDAEGRLVLADGLVAASREHPDLIVDVATLTGAITVALGTRTAGVMGEDDAVARYLDAAATTGEMAWQLPLPAHMVEDLDSPIADLQNAKIGDPAGGSLFAGLFLRHFVGRVSDEADAPRIPWVHLDIAGVGMNKGGAYGYVDKGPTGATVRSLIRLLGEEAAR, from the coding sequence ATGTCGTTTCCCGAGCTCTCCCGCTCCACTGCACCTCTCCGGGAGGCGGACGCAGACGCCCTCCTCCTGGCCCTCCCGCCCGTCGATCGCGACGGCTCCCCCTCCCTCGAGGAGTGGCCGGGGCTGCGTGAGAGCCTTCTCGCGACGGGCTTCACCGGGGCGCCGAACGCCTACCAGCGCGTGCACCTCCCCGACGTGACGTCCCGCCCGGTGGCCGTCGTCGGCACGGGTGCGGACCCGGATGCCGCAGCCCTCCGTGAAGCGGGCGGCACCGGCCTCCGCCTCCTCACCGGCTTCGAGACGGTCGCCGTCGCGGCGCCGTTCGCCGATCCCGCCGATTGGAGCGCGCTGGCCGAAGGTGCGCTGCTCGGCGGATACCGGTTCGACGGCTACAAGACCGGCGACCCGAAGCGCCGCGCCGCGCGCGTGGTCGTCCACGCCCCCGCCGACGAGTCGCGTGACGCCGTGGACGCCATCACCGCCGTGGCGAGCGCCGTCGCGTTGACGAAGGACCTCGTCTCGATCCCCGCCGAGTGGCTCGGACCCGCCGACCTCGCCGACAAGGCCATCGAGGCCGTCGCGGGCCTGCCCGTCTCCGTCGACGTCTGGGACGAAGAGGCCCTCGCGAAGGAGGGCTTCGGCGGGATCCTCGGCGTCGGCCAGGGCTCGGATCGCCCCCCGCGCCTCGTGCGCCTGGACTATGCGCCGGCCGGCGCGACCCGTCACGTGGCCCTCGTGGGCAAGGGCATCACCTTCGACACGGGCGGCCTCTCCCTCAAGCCCGCCGCCAGCATGGTCGGCATGAAGTACGACATGTGCGGAGCCGCCACGGTTCTGTCGGTCGTGCGGGCCGCAGCATCCCTCGCCCTGCCCGTGCGCGTGACCGCATGGATGTGCATCGCCGACAACATGCCCTCGGGGCGCGCCACGCGTCCGGGCGACGTGCTGCGGATGCTCGACGGCACCACGGTCGAGGTGCTCAACACCGACGCCGAGGGTCGGCTCGTGCTGGCCGACGGGCTCGTCGCCGCCAGCCGCGAGCACCCCGACCTGATCGTGGACGTCGCCACCCTCACCGGCGCGATCACGGTGGCGCTGGGCACCCGCACCGCCGGAGTGATGGGTGAGGACGACGCGGTCGCCCGGTACCTGGATGCCGCGGCCACGACCGGCGAGATGGCGTGGCAGCTGCCGCTCCCGGCCCACATGGTCGAGGACCTCGACTCCCCCATCGCCGACCTGCAGAACGCCAAGATCGGCGACCCCGCCGGCGGCTCGCTCTTCGCCGGACTCTTCCTGCGCCACTTCGTCGGGCGCGTGTCCGACGAGGCCGACGCCCCGCGCATCCCCTGGGTGCACCTGGACATCGCCGGTGTCGGCATGAACAAGGGCGGCGCCTACGGCTACGTCGACAAGGGGCCGACGGGCGCCACGGTGCGCTCCCTGATCCGCCTGCTCGGCGAGGAGGCCGCCCGGTGA
- the lpdA gene encoding dihydrolipoyl dehydrogenase, which produces MTDHRFDVVILGGGSGGYAAALRAAELGKSVAVIEKDKLGGTCLHRGCIPTKALLHAAEVADAARDAPSIGVRASLEGIDPEGVRAYREGIVAKKFKGLEGLIRARGITVVPGSGTLEAGPAVRVGEDLYAGTDVILATGSYSRSLPGLEVGGRVLTSEEALGLPEIPRRVIILGGGVIGVEFASVWKSFGAEVTIIEALDHLVPAEDVSSSKALERAFRKRGIVSSLGVRFASAEQTADTVTVTLENGSTFEAEYLLVAVGRGPVTTGLGYEEAGVTLERGFVVTDERLRTGVPHVWAVGDIVPGLQLAHRGFQQGIFVAEEIAGLDPVVVPDLQVPKVTYSNPEVASVGWTEAQAVAARGADAVVSYEYNLAGNGRSEIIGTSGIVKVVREKNGPVLGMHLVGARVGELITEGQLAVAWEAHPEDIAPFIHAHPTQSEALGEAFLALAGKPLHAL; this is translated from the coding sequence GTGACCGATCACCGCTTCGACGTCGTCATCCTCGGCGGAGGGAGCGGCGGGTACGCCGCGGCCCTGCGCGCGGCGGAGCTCGGCAAGTCGGTCGCCGTCATCGAGAAGGACAAGCTCGGCGGCACGTGCCTGCACCGCGGCTGCATCCCGACCAAGGCCCTCCTGCATGCGGCCGAGGTCGCGGACGCCGCGCGCGACGCCCCGTCCATCGGCGTGCGCGCGAGTCTCGAGGGCATCGACCCCGAGGGCGTCCGCGCCTACCGCGAGGGCATCGTCGCGAAGAAGTTCAAAGGGCTCGAGGGCCTGATCAGAGCGCGCGGCATCACCGTGGTGCCCGGTTCGGGCACGCTCGAGGCCGGTCCCGCCGTGCGTGTCGGAGAGGACCTCTACGCCGGCACGGACGTCATCCTCGCCACCGGCTCGTACAGCCGCTCGCTTCCCGGACTCGAGGTGGGCGGTCGCGTCCTCACGAGCGAGGAGGCGCTGGGCCTGCCGGAGATCCCGCGGCGCGTGATCATCCTCGGCGGCGGTGTCATCGGCGTGGAGTTCGCCAGCGTGTGGAAGTCCTTCGGCGCCGAGGTCACGATCATCGAGGCGCTCGATCACCTCGTGCCCGCGGAGGACGTCTCCTCCAGCAAGGCGCTCGAGCGCGCGTTCCGCAAGCGCGGCATCGTGTCATCGCTCGGCGTCCGCTTCGCCTCGGCGGAGCAGACGGCCGACACGGTGACCGTCACGCTCGAGAACGGCTCCACCTTCGAGGCGGAGTACCTGCTGGTCGCGGTGGGCCGCGGGCCGGTGACGACCGGTCTCGGCTACGAGGAGGCCGGCGTCACCCTGGAGCGGGGCTTCGTCGTCACCGACGAGCGCTTGCGCACCGGGGTGCCGCACGTGTGGGCCGTCGGCGACATCGTCCCGGGGCTGCAGCTCGCGCACCGCGGCTTCCAGCAGGGGATCTTCGTCGCGGAGGAGATCGCCGGGCTCGACCCCGTCGTGGTACCCGACCTGCAGGTGCCCAAGGTGACCTACAGCAACCCCGAGGTCGCCTCCGTCGGCTGGACCGAGGCGCAGGCCGTCGCTGCGCGCGGCGCGGACGCAGTGGTGAGCTACGAGTACAACCTCGCAGGCAACGGCCGCAGCGAGATCATCGGCACCTCCGGCATCGTGAAGGTCGTGAGGGAGAAGAACGGTCCCGTGCTGGGGATGCACCTCGTCGGCGCACGCGTCGGAGAGCTCATCACCGAAGGACAGCTCGCCGTCGCCTGGGAGGCGCACCCGGAGGACATCGCCCCGTTCATCCACGCGCACCCCACGCAGAGCGAGGCCCTCGGCGAGGCGTTCCTCGCGCTCGCCGGCAAGCCCCTGCACGCACTCTGA
- the sucB gene encoding 2-oxoglutarate dehydrogenase, E2 component, dihydrolipoamide succinyltransferase: MSTSVVLPALGESVTEGTVTRWLKKVGDTVQEDEGLLEISTDKVDTEIPSPVSGVLEQIMVEEDETVEVGAVLAMIGDGSGSSGDAPAADSAEAPAEAAPAEEAPAAPAEEAPAAPTPAEQAPAAAAAPAADSGSSAGTDVVLPELGESVTEGTVTRWLKQVGDTIEVDEPLLEISTDKVDTEIPSPVAGTLQAILVNEDETVEVGAVLARIGEGAAAAPAAAAPEAPSTEQPAAAEQPAAPAPAAHAPAPAAAPAPAPAAAPAPAAAPAPAAAPAPAPAVAPAAAPAPAAASSSDDDAVTYVTPLVRRLAQQKGVDLASITGTGVGGRIRKEDVLTAAEAASAAASAPAAAPEAAAPAPAALEVSPLRGTTQPMSRLRKVLAERAVASMQSTAQLTTVIEVDVTKLANYRDKAKGDFQAKTGDKLSFLPFFALAAAEALQAYPIINATVDGTNIVYPPKENLSIAVDTERGLLTPVLREAASKSIAQIAHEIADLAARTRDNKLKPDELAGGTFTLTNTGSRGALFDTPVVFLPQSAILGTGVVVKRPGIVTVDGKDAISVRSVVYLALSYDHRIIDGADAARFLGAVKARLEAAQFESQLGI, from the coding sequence ATGAGCACTTCTGTGGTCCTCCCCGCGCTCGGCGAGAGCGTCACCGAGGGAACGGTCACCCGCTGGCTCAAGAAGGTCGGCGACACCGTCCAGGAGGACGAAGGGCTGCTCGAGATCTCGACCGACAAGGTCGACACCGAGATCCCCTCGCCCGTGAGCGGCGTCCTCGAGCAGATCATGGTCGAGGAGGACGAGACCGTCGAGGTCGGCGCCGTCCTGGCGATGATCGGCGACGGCTCCGGTTCGTCGGGCGACGCGCCCGCAGCCGACTCCGCCGAGGCGCCCGCCGAGGCGGCACCCGCTGAGGAAGCACCTGCCGCCCCTGCCGAGGAGGCTCCCGCGGCTCCCACCCCGGCTGAGCAGGCCCCCGCCGCTGCGGCTGCTCCGGCGGCGGACTCCGGCTCTTCCGCCGGCACCGATGTCGTGCTCCCGGAGCTCGGCGAGAGCGTCACCGAGGGCACCGTCACGCGCTGGCTCAAGCAGGTCGGCGACACCATCGAGGTCGACGAGCCGCTCCTGGAGATCTCGACCGACAAGGTCGACACCGAGATCCCGTCGCCCGTCGCCGGCACGCTCCAGGCGATCCTGGTGAACGAGGACGAGACCGTCGAGGTCGGCGCGGTCCTCGCCCGCATCGGCGAGGGGGCGGCCGCCGCTCCCGCTGCGGCGGCTCCTGAGGCTCCGTCGACCGAGCAGCCCGCCGCCGCAGAGCAGCCCGCCGCTCCGGCTCCCGCAGCTCACGCGCCGGCACCCGCCGCGGCTCCTGCACCGGCTCCGGCCGCCGCGCCGGCACCTGCCGCAGCTCCTGCACCTGCCGCCGCGCCCGCACCGGCTCCGGCCGTAGCGCCGGCGGCCGCACCGGCGCCCGCGGCAGCCTCGTCGTCTGACGACGACGCCGTCACGTACGTCACCCCGCTGGTGCGTCGCCTGGCCCAGCAGAAGGGCGTCGACCTCGCGTCGATCACCGGCACGGGCGTGGGTGGGCGCATCCGCAAGGAAGACGTCCTCACGGCCGCCGAGGCCGCCTCCGCCGCAGCATCCGCTCCCGCTGCAGCCCCGGAAGCCGCTGCTCCCGCGCCCGCCGCCCTTGAGGTCTCGCCGCTGCGCGGCACGACGCAGCCGATGTCGCGTCTGCGCAAGGTGCTCGCCGAGCGCGCCGTCGCTTCGATGCAGTCGACGGCTCAGCTGACGACGGTCATCGAGGTCGACGTCACGAAGCTGGCGAACTACCGCGACAAAGCGAAGGGCGACTTCCAGGCGAAGACGGGCGACAAGCTCTCCTTCCTGCCGTTCTTCGCCCTCGCCGCCGCGGAGGCGCTCCAGGCGTACCCGATCATCAATGCCACCGTCGACGGCACGAACATCGTGTACCCGCCCAAGGAGAATCTCTCCATCGCGGTCGACACCGAGCGCGGACTGCTCACGCCGGTCCTGCGTGAGGCGGCCTCGAAGTCGATCGCGCAGATCGCCCACGAGATCGCCGACCTGGCCGCCCGCACGCGCGACAATAAGCTGAAGCCCGACGAGCTCGCCGGCGGAACCTTCACGCTGACCAACACCGGTTCGCGCGGAGCGCTCTTCGACACGCCCGTCGTCTTCCTGCCGCAGTCGGCGATCCTCGGCACCGGTGTCGTGGTGAAGCGTCCCGGCATCGTGACGGTCGACGGCAAGGACGCGATCTCGGTGCGCTCCGTGGTGTACCTGGCACTGTCCTACGACCACCGCATCATCGACGGCGCGGACGCCGCCCGCTTCCTCGGCGCGGTCAAGGCCCGTCTCGAGGCTGCGCAGTTCGAGAGCCAGCTCGGTATCTGA
- a CDS encoding DUF4191 domain-containing protein produces the protein MAARTAAPEKRPGFFSQLRTLFRFTKEAYPWLPYVLVGILLVGIGLGVLIGFLLPPVAVWSVILWGVTGLMLGILAALMTMTRLSSTAMYKKIDGMPGAAGHVLSTSLGRKWQSGDMPVGINPKTQEAVYRAIGRGGVVIVGEGARGRLTRLVNEERSKVQRVAQGVPVTVLYVGHGDDEVPIGKLPSTIKALPNAIDRGTMAAVIKRVESVSQSLASLPIPKGIDPTRARAPRPR, from the coding sequence ATGGCAGCACGCACCGCCGCGCCCGAGAAGCGCCCTGGATTCTTCTCCCAGCTCCGCACCCTCTTCCGCTTCACGAAAGAGGCGTACCCCTGGCTGCCCTATGTGCTGGTGGGCATCCTCCTCGTCGGCATCGGACTGGGCGTGCTCATCGGGTTCCTCCTGCCGCCGGTCGCCGTCTGGAGCGTCATCCTGTGGGGTGTCACGGGCCTGATGCTCGGCATCCTCGCGGCGCTGATGACGATGACCCGGCTTTCGAGCACGGCGATGTACAAGAAGATCGACGGGATGCCGGGCGCAGCCGGCCACGTGCTGTCCACGTCGCTCGGACGCAAGTGGCAGTCCGGTGACATGCCCGTGGGCATCAACCCCAAGACGCAGGAAGCCGTCTACCGCGCCATCGGCCGCGGCGGCGTCGTCATCGTCGGCGAGGGCGCGCGCGGACGGCTCACGCGACTCGTCAACGAGGAGCGCTCGAAGGTGCAGCGCGTCGCGCAGGGCGTCCCCGTGACCGTCCTCTACGTCGGCCACGGCGACGACGAGGTGCCGATCGGCAAGCTCCCCTCGACGATCAAGGCGCTTCCGAACGCGATCGACCGCGGCACCATGGCTGCGGTCATCAAGCGCGTCGAGTCCGTCTCGCAGTCGCTGGCATCGCTGCCGATCCCGAAGGGGATTGACCCGACCCGCGCCCGCGCGCCGCGTCCGCGGTAG
- a CDS encoding RDD family protein, which produces MSETLADSSYPGERLGLPPTGSGSIAHLGRRIGALAVDWVSATVIATAFLGYRSFALPDESGLTTFAPMAVFIVLQAIFIPTIGGSPGHRIFGLRLMRVDREWTGLWRPIVRSLLLAIVIPAVIWDTDRRGLHDKAVGTVLVRA; this is translated from the coding sequence GTGTCCGAAACGCTTGCAGATTCATCGTATCCAGGCGAGCGCCTCGGACTTCCCCCGACCGGATCGGGGAGCATCGCCCACCTCGGCCGGCGCATCGGCGCCCTCGCCGTGGACTGGGTCTCGGCGACGGTCATCGCGACAGCCTTCCTCGGCTACCGCTCGTTCGCTCTGCCCGACGAGTCGGGCCTGACGACGTTCGCGCCCATGGCGGTGTTCATCGTCCTGCAGGCGATCTTCATCCCGACCATCGGCGGGAGCCCCGGCCACCGCATCTTCGGACTGCGGCTCATGCGCGTGGACCGCGAGTGGACCGGCCTCTGGCGGCCCATCGTGCGCTCGCTGCTGCTCGCCATCGTCATCCCGGCCGTCATCTGGGACACCGACCGTCGCGGCCTGCACGACAAGGCCGTCGGGACGGTGCTGGTGCGCGCCTGA